CCAATATTATTTTATGTGACACTATGACTCATATTCTATTAAAATTAATATACAATATGTCCAATTAATTATTGATTAGGCTAATtctttatatgtattattatgacAATATGATAAATGTCATTAATTGAATGGATGTGTTGTTGTAATACGAGAAAAAAATGATTCATTTTTAATCATGAAGAAAAGATTAAATAGTTGAAGAGAAATCATGATTTATTTTTAATTTCTATCATCTCAATCAAAATAATTTATCatctattattttttaattaattttttttgagatttcgAGACAATTCTTgaatactaatataatagtaataataaaaatttgtTGGTCAAATAATTATTCAGACATAATTCATCATAAAGATCATGTGGTGGATCCTCTATAAAAAAGGAAGAAGACAAAGTTAAGAGGCGGGAGAATGAAATTGAATTTGGTAAAATTGGAGAAAGCTAAgttgaagaagagaaaaagatattCACACAAATGAAGGTTGTTGTCACAACATCAAAATCTCAGATATATAGCAATCATACAATAGCTACTATGGATTTAAGAGACATTACATGAGTTATGCTAAAAATGTACAGAATGGTTGTTGTCACAACATCAAAATCTCAGATATATAGCAATCATATAATAACTCCTATGGATTTAAGAGACGTTACATGAGTTATGCTAAAGATGTACAGAATTGAAGCAAGATATGAAGCTTCATACTAACATTAATTAGGTAATTAATGACATCTTGAACCACTGAAGGATTAACACTCAATCAGCATGGAAGATTTATATTTTTTTCCGACGTTCGTTTAGCCAAGTGTTTGATGTTATACTTATACCATTTTCTTTCATGGCACTTCTCATATAAATTTACAAATTTGGGATATCTGATTATActtgtatatatgatacttttcatATGACTTGACACCAAACTAATTAGTTGATATGTTTTTCCAAGAGCATATTGTTGTTGTAAGGCTTGAAATGAACTAAAGAATCCAAGCTCTAGGATGTTCGTGTGTCTAGAGAGTTAGGAGGCTGGTTGATTAAACGAATATCGAGTCCACGACCTACAACAACTCGACAAAATTCTTCATCATCCGATTTGATATGAGTCCTTGTATTATTTTGTTGTATAAAAATTGGCAACCATAAATTCCTCTTTTGGCCATTTTTTCTTAATTGGTGGTAATACATGCTTGACCATAAGTTCTCTAATAGTGTGTATCTTCACACATGTCATTGTCCTTGTTACCATAGTGTCGGTTGCGGCTAATTTTTTTGTAGGCTCTTGAGTGACATAAGGAAATATATCAATCTTCCCTAAAAATATTCCATGGCCCCTTGCACCTCGTGAACGAGCTAAAACTCCATAAACATAATCTAAAcgatattatttttattttgacAGGTTCAATGAAGATCTTATTAATTTCGAGGAAACAAGTAATGCATAACTTTTTTCTTAGTCATGATATAGAACCACCTTTCATCAAAATGAATCACATTTTACATATTATTAAAAGTGGGATTAGTCGGAATATTAATAAAATCAAGCATTGACAAGCAAAATTTTAATTATCAATGATAATTTCCCAAAGTAGAAACAAAAACGAAGGTAAAACAGAATAAATAAATTCATTGAGAACATTCAACAAATGTGTCGAATACTCCGATTATATAAATTCATGAGAAAACATACCTTCTTGTAAAAGTTTGACATATGAATGATTCAGTAAACAAATTAGACTTATGCAGATTTCATTGAGATCAAGAATTCCCCTATAATCCACCGTCGGTGGATCAATAGCGATTTTCTGATACTCATCAATTTTTTTCCAGAAAGTTGTGAGGTGAGATCGAAGAAGAAGAGAGATGAGGTCATGGAAACATTTCAAGTATTTCAGGATCGTAAAACTTTAATGATCATTACTTAAATTTTTAAAGAAAAAGAAATGAAACAAGCGGAATTTTCTTCAACAGAGTGAAATAGAAATTTGCATAGTTACAATATACTTTTTTTTTACTTCGTGATGAAGTTAAGGATATTTTTATCCATACaaatataagaaaaaaaaaattactttcatgtttccttcattttaataaaatttataaaagttaccGTTAGGTAAGGAAGGAGGACATACTACTTGCATGGCTGGTTGATTGAATATATTGATACAAAAATCTTAAGAAAATAAAAGTTAGTTTATGAATGAAAATTTAAGTTGGGCCGCAGCTTAAACCTATTTACAAAAGATCTCATACAATAATTCAAAGTTCGATCATGTAAAACTGTCAAAATGTTCAATATTCATTTAGAAAATATCATCAAACCTAAACCTAACGGACCTAAAGAATCTTATCAAAACTCTGTCCGGAAACAAAAGGAAGAGCAGAGGGAATTAGCCTTGCCTAGGTGTGCacaaatataatactaattattaaatgGACGGCAAAAATAGAGtataaaaagcaaaaaaaaaaaaaaaaaaaaaaaacagaaagaaTCTGAGCTAAATAAGGAAGGAAGAGTCTGGTCCATAAATTTAAGTATACCATCTATCCTTTTTCCTTTTTTGTAGTTTCATCTATCTACCAGTCAAGTGGTGGCCGGTGGGTCATTCTAATTGTTTGGATCTTACTTCTTACAATCGAACATTTATACATTTGGTCGTGGAAAATCATCATGACTTCATGAGAGTGCCTGATGCATACAAAAATTCCATGCTACAGGTTGACTAAAAACCTAACTTCTacatccctatatatatatatatatatatatatattacggatTAAATTTTAATTCATGTTTTAGATTATAGAAATTTACATTCTTTAGGTTAAAATATTTTGCCCATCAACTCTAAAACACAATTTCAAAGAAATGAATATTACAATGAGCTAACGACTGATCGGCTAAATTTCTAGATGTCGGTAATATGAACATTTTGATTGATACACCAGTTTATGTTAATTATTGAAATTTTATTTTCATTACTTATGTTCGATCATTGTCACTTGGATACGAAAATGACAACAATTGGTTTGATATAAAAATCCATATCATCTACTATTCAATTGATAACAAGAAAAATCCACTATGAGATGCGAGACAAAATTGCATAGTAAAATAGAATGAGATAGAACTTATATAGAAGAACCAAATTAATGCAAATAATTTGGCCTTTTGCTTGTGGAAAGGATTGTAAGTCGAAACAAATAAAGATAAAGCAAAATTACATGGAAAAACAAAAACAAAGGGGAGGACAAAAATAGGTACGTCATCACGTGATGATCACGTGGGCATCCTCATCCTTTTATATATATCACATCACATAAATCCCCAAGTTCAAAGGACTAATGTCCTCAAATTATTTACTAGATAGATTCATTAAGGATGTTAACATACCCCACCCCACctcacattaaaaatacataatttttttttcctttcaaaTTGACCCCTAAATTTTTAGGTATAGGACTATATCATCCAGAGAGATTCTACCTCACCGTGAAAGTGCCCTTCGCAGAACAGTAGCCAACAAGTGAGGAGCACTCAAATGTGGCAAATGACCCTCCGTCCGGAGCGTCTCCATGGTGGTACGACCGCCTAGGTGGCTGCGTAAGTACTCGGCCACCGATGCTGGAACGGAATGATCCTTAGTTGTCTGAATGATACAGCATGGAGTTTTGACTAGACCTAAGACTCCTCTAAAATCACTAAAGAAAACTGTCCTAGATACAAATAGAGTTATATCCGGCCTCATGTTGAAAAGGGTGCGGCTGAATTCACGGATTGCATCCGGTACATCAGCCCCCACGGCTAACGGTGCGAACCCGTTGACCCATGCCTCGTAATTAGCCTCCATTGCTGAAAACACCTTTTCAATCTCACCAGGTTCAAATCCTCCATGGTAGTCTTTATCGTTCAAAAATCTACATTCGGCCCACAATTTTAAAAATGTAACCATTAATAAATATACAACATAAAGTAGCAAGTCGGTTACTAACGTTTACATAGGTCCTCATATTATACAGCATATTAAATTAATCCCTATAGTGGAGGTATAAAATTCCAAAAATAAAGGCTAATTTCGGACGTTTCAAATTATAAGGACCAGTATAGAAGTCTACTTCAAATAAAGGATTAACTAGTTCATCATGTTATGTATTAGGGGGTAATACATCAATTACTCACTCTATTTTAGCCAAAACAGGTATTAATCCTTATGTTTTAAAATGTATCTACAAGTCCCTGTTTCAGAGGGGGAGGAAATAAAAATAAGGATCAACTCCTAACGTTTTAAAGCATAATGCTATCGTTCAAAAATCCTACCACAAGGTTCACAACCTAAAAATTAAATTTTAATAAATAGTCAGCTATCCACAATACCTTACATTTTAAAACATTAGGAATTGATCATCCTTATTGTAGAAGGAAAAAATTAAAACAAGGATAAAGCTCGACATTACAAGGAATATAAGGACTAATATAAAATTTAAGATAAAGTAGAGGGATTGATTTTACCTCGGAGAAGCGCCGATGAGGACGAGTTTAGCGAAGAGCTCAGGGCGGCGAATGGAGGCGAGAAGGCCGATCATGGCGGAGACAGAGTGTCCGACGTAGTAGCAACGGTCAACGCCGAGGGCGGTGAGGATGTTGATGATGTCATCCACGTAAGCATCGAGTGACGTGTACTTCCTGAAATCGAAGTAATCGGGATTGACACTGCCAGCACAAACTAAATCGTACATGATGATTCGATAGCTTGGTGAGAAATATGGCCAAATGCGTTGCCAAGCCGATTGGTCCGTGCCGAACCCATGAGCGAGAACCAGTATTTTCTCGCCTGAACCGACCACTCGGACGTTCAGAGCTTCTAACAGCGAATTGcccattgaaaaaaaaaattcagaggaaattaaagttagagttTTTTGTGGGAGAGAAGAGTAGATACTGTTGTTGGTTTATAAGGATATGTCAAATATATATTTAATGGGTAGGTGTATATGACCGTGTGAGTTAAATAAATGCCCATATTAATGGAAGTTTAGTTTTTGTGCACTACATACTTTGTATTGTACAAGCAATGTATTTATATTGTTACGGTTGGTATCTATTCTTGCTTTCTTCTGATTGGTCTGTGCTAAAAGATTGGTCAATTTCAACTC
The sequence above is drawn from the Rutidosis leptorrhynchoides isolate AG116_Rl617_1_P2 unplaced genomic scaffold, CSIRO_AGI_Rlap_v1 contig206, whole genome shotgun sequence genome and encodes:
- the LOC139881889 gene encoding probable strigolactone esterase DAD2, with the translated sequence MGNSLLEALNVRVVGSGEKILVLAHGFGTDQSAWQRIWPYFSPSYRIIMYDLVCAGSVNPDYFDFRKYTSLDAYVDDIINILTALGVDRCYYVGHSVSAMIGLLASIRRPELFAKLVLIGASPRFLNDKDYHGGFEPGEIEKVFSAMEANYEAWVNGFAPLAVGADVPDAIREFSRTLFNMRPDITLFVSRTVFFSDFRGVLGLVKTPCCIIQTTKDHSVPASVAEYLRSHLGGRTTMETLRTEGHLPHLSAPHLLATVLRRALSR